A region from the Vicia villosa cultivar HV-30 ecotype Madison, WI linkage group LG3, Vvil1.0, whole genome shotgun sequence genome encodes:
- the LOC131662109 gene encoding protein DJ-1 homolog D-like gives MAPKRVLLLCGDFMEDYEGIVPFQALQAFGITVDAVCPSKKSGDACRTAVHILSGGQTYTETIGHNFTLNATFDEIDHTNYDGLWLPGGRAPEYLAHIPSVVELVAKFVNSGKQIACICHGHLILAAAGVVEGRKCTAFPPVKPVLVAAGAHWVEPETMSTTVVDGNLITAPTYEGHPELLRHFVKALGGTISGFDKKILFICGDYMEDYEVKVPFQSLQALGCHVDAVCPSKKAGDTCPTAVHDFEGDQTYSEKPGHNFTLTANFDDVDPSGYDALVIPGGRSPEYLSLNESVISLVKHFMEANKPVASICHGQQILAAAGVLKGRKCTAYPAVKLNVVLSGATWLEPDPISRCFTDGNLVTGAAWPGHPEFIAQLMALLGIQVSF, from the exons ATGGCTCCTAAAAGGGTTCTTCTCCTCTGCGGTGACTTCATGGAAGACTATGAA GGTATTGTTCCTTTTCAGGCATTGCAAGCATTCGGTATCACCGTCGATGCTGTTTGTCCCAGTAAAAAATCCGGTGATGCCTGCCGCACCGCCGTTCATATTCTTTCCGGTGGCCAG ACGTATACTGAGACAATTGGTCACAATTTTACGCTCAATGCAACTTTTGATGAAATTGATCACACAAACTATGATGGGTTATGGTTGCCGGGAGGAAGGGCGCCGGAGTATCTTGCTCACATTCCTAGTGTTGTGGAGCTGGTGGCCAAGTTTGTAAATTCTGGAAAACAGATTGCTTGCATTTGTCATGGCCATTTGATTCTGGCTGCTGCTGGTGTAGTTGAAGGTCGCAAGTGCACGGCTTTTCCTCCTGTTAAACCGGTGTTGGTTGCTGCTGGTGCCCATTGGGTTGAACCTGAGACCATGTCAACTACTGTGGTGGATGGTAATCTCATTACTGCACCTACTTATGAAGGGCATCCGGAACTTCTTCGGCATTTTGTGAAGGCATTAGGAGGCACAATAAGtggatttgataaaaaaattctcTTTATTTGTGGG GATTACATGGAAGATTATGAGGTCAAGGTTCCTTTTCAGTCTCTTCAGGCTTTAGGATGCCATGTTGATGCAGTTTGCCCCTCAAAGAAGGCTGGTGATACTTGCCCAACTGCTGTTCATGATTTTGAAGGAGATCAAACTTACAGTGAGAAGCCAGGACACAATTTTACTTTAACTGCGAACTTTGATGACGTTGACCCTTCAGGCTATGACGCTCTTGTCATCCCTGGAGGTCGATCACCTGAGTACTTGTCATTGAATGAGTCTGTTATTTCCTTGGTGAAGCATTTCATGGAAGCCAATAAGCCAGTTGCATCAATCTGCCATGGCCAACAGATTTTAGCTGCGGCTGGTGTTCTCAAG GGAAGGAAATGTACTGCTTATCCAGCCGTGAAGCTTAATGTGGTTTTATCAGGAGCAACTTGGCTGGAGCCTGACCCCATAAGCCGCTGCTTCACTGATGGGAATTTGGTTACTGGAGCTGCATGGCCAGGGCACCCTGAGTTCATTGCCCAGTTGATGGCACTACTCGGTATTCAAGTATCTTTCTAG
- the LOC131662108 gene encoding cysteine-rich receptor-like protein kinase 2 gives MMLQVKLVFTTLVCWNIITSYNCVVGDSQTSIVLISGCSTYNASNLHSFYANINGTFSDLRNQISDGSKHFATAQEARGDVMTYSLFQCRNYLSKKDCVACFNTSSTKIRDCSASNGAKLIYDGCFLRYESERFYDQTNQPGGGILCGNKTAKEGASFGTIGLKVLMDLQLATPKIKGFFAATKTVVNPGSNNSIYAIAQCVETATESTCRDCMKVGYNNLRTCLPNTDGRAYDAGCFMRYSDTPFFADNQAIDIKIYLNQGGSSNKWAIIGGVVGGVGLVAIILAILAWQRYRKPKRALRGNILGTTKLKGPIKYKYSDLKAATKNFSEENKLGEGGFSKVYKGTLKNGNVVAVKKLVLGNSSKIDNDFGSEVRLIISNVDHRNLVGLLGCCSKKQEKILVYEYMANSSLDKFLFGEKQGSLNWKQRCDIILGTARGLAYLHEEFHIPIIHRDIKSSNILLDDNLHPKIADFGLARLLPGNRSLRTGVAGTLGYTAPEYAIHGQLSEKADTYSYGIVVLEIISGQKSTKVKEDDDGDYLLQKSWKLYERGRHLELVDKTLDPSDYDGEEVKKTIEIALLCTQTSAGMRPTMSEVVVLLQTKSLVEHLQPTMPMFIDTTLKYSEGYSTSTGSSTSNATASFSIISAR, from the exons ATGATGCTGCAAGTTAAGCTAGTCTTCACAACGTTGGTGTGTTGGAACATAATAACTAGTTATAACTGTGTAGTTGGAGATTCACAAACAAGTATAGTACTAATCAGTGGTTGCAGCACATATAACGCATCAAATTTGCATAGCTTCTATGCAAACATTAATGGAACATTTTCAGATTTGAGAAATCAAATTAGCGATGGAAGCAAACACTTTGCAACAGCACAAGAAGCAAGAGGAGATGTGATGACATATTCTCTTTTTCAATGCAGAAATTACCTCTCCAAAAAGGATTGTGTTGCTTGCTTCAATACTTCTTCTACTAAAATTCGTGACTGCTCAGCTTCCAATGGTGCAAAACTCATCTATGATGGGTGTTTCTTAAG GTACGAGAGTGAAAGGTTCTACGATCAAACAAATCAACCTGGAGGTGGTATATTATGTGGGAACAAGACTGCAAAGGAAGGTGCCTCTTTTGGAACAATTGGACTAAAAGTGTTAATGGATCTCCAATTAGCAACACCAAAAATTAAAGGTTTTTTTGCAGCTACTAAGACAGTGGTGAATCCTGGTAGCAATAATTCAATTTATGCCATTGCACAGTGTGTTGAAACTGCCACGGAAAGTACTTGTCGTGATTGCATGAAAGTTGGATACAACAATTTGCGAACTTGTCTTCCTAATACAGATGGTAGAGCATATGATGCAGGATGTTTTATGAGATACTCAGACACACCCTTCTTTGCTGATAATCAGGCCATTgatatcaaaatatatttaaatcaag GTGGTTCAAGCAACAAATGGGCCATTATAGGTGGCGTTGTTGGCGGTGTAGGTCTTGTTGCGATCATTCTTGCAATTTTAGCTTGGCAACGATACAGAAAACCTAAGAGAGCTCTTAGAG GCAACATATTGGGAACAACCAAGTTGAAAGGTCCAATTAAATACAAGTATAGTGATTTGAAAGCTGCAACAAAAAACTTCAGTGAAGAAAATAAACTGGGAGAAGGAGGGTTTAGTAAAGTATACAAG GGTACTCTGAAAAATGGAAATGTTGTAGCAGTCAAGAAATTGGTTTTGGGAAATTCCAGCAAGATAGACAATGATTTTGGAAGTGAAGTCAGGCTTATAATAAGCAATGTTGATCATAGGAATCTTGTTGGACTTCTTGGTTGTTGTAgtaaaaaacaagagaaaatccTTGTTTATGAATACATGGCAAACAGCAGCCTAGACAAATTCTTATTTG GTGAAAAACAAGGCTCCCTCAATTGGAAACAAAGGTGTGATATAATTTTAGGCACAGCAAGAGGACTGGCCTACCTACATGAGGAATTCCACATTCCCATTATACACAGAGATATAAAGAGTAGCAATATCCTCCTTGATGATAATCTTCATCCCAAAATTGCTGATTTTGGATTGGCGCGGCTTCTGCCGGGGAATCGATCTCTAAGAACAGGAGTTGCAGGAACATT GGGATACACAGCACCTGAGTATGCAATTCATGGTCAATTATCAGAAAAGGCTGATACCTACAGCTATGGTATTGTAGTCCTAGAAATCATAAGCGGTCAAAAGAGTACAAAAGTAAaggaagatgatgatggtgattaCCTTCTTCAAAAG TCATGGAAACTGTATGAGAGAGGCAGGCACTTGGAGCTCGTGGACAAGACCTTAGACCCTAGTGACTATGATGGAGAAGAAGTGAAGAAAACGATAGAGATTGCTTTACTATGCACTCAAACATCAGCAGGAATGAGACCAACAATGTCTGAAGTAGTAGTCCTCCTCCAAACCAAGAGTTTAGTGGAGCACCTACAACCAACTATGCCTATGTTTATAGATACAACTCTTAAGTATAGTGAAGGATACTCAACCTCAACTGGTTCTTCTACATCTAATGCTACTGCTTCCTTTTCAATTATATCAGCTCGATGA
- the LOC131662107 gene encoding cold-responsive protein kinase 1-like has protein sequence MMLQLKLVFTTLVCWNIIISYNCVVGDSQTSIVIDSGCSSYNASNLRSFYANINGTFSDLRNEISNGSKHFATAQEARGDVIVYSLFQCRNYLSKKDCVACFNTASTKIRNCSASNGARLIYDGCFLRYESQRFYDQTNQPGGGILCGNKTAKEGASFGTIGLKVLMDLQLATPKIKGFFAATKTVVNPGSNSSIYAIAQCVETATESTCLECMTVGYNSLQTCLPNTDGRAYDAGCFMRYSETPFFADNQAIDITTYLNQGGSSNKWAIIGGVVGGVGVIAIILAILAWRQYRKPKRAPRGNILGATELKGPVNYKYSDLKAATKNFSEENKLGEGGFGDVYKGTLKNGNVVAVKKLVLGKSSKIDNDFESEVKLISNVHHRNLVRLLGCCSKKQERILVYEYMANSSLDKFLFGEKQGSLNWKQRCDIILGTARGLAYLHEEFHISIIHRDIKTSNILLDDNLHPKIADFGLARLLPGDRSHLSTGVAGTLGYTAPEYAIHGQLSEKADTYSYGIVVLEIISGQKSTEIKEDDDGDYLLQKSWKLHERGRHLELVDKTLDPNDYDGEEVKKMIEIALLCTQASAGMRPTMSEVVVLLQTKSLVEHLQPTMPVFVDTNLRSREGNSTSTGSSTSNATASFSILSAR, from the exons ATGATGCTGCAACTTAAGCTAGTCTTCACAACGTTGGTGTGTTGGAACATAATAATTAGTTATAACTGTGTAGTTGGAGATTCACAAACAAGTATAGTAATAGACAGTGGATGCAGCTCATATAACGCATCAAATTTACGTAGCTTCTACGCAAACATTAATGGAACATTTTCAGATTTGAGAAATGAAATTAGCAATGGAAGCAAACACTTTGCAACGGCACAAGAAGCAAGAGGAGATGTGATAGTATATTCTCTTTTTCAATGCAGAAATTACCTCTCCAAAAAGGATTGCGTTGCTTGCTTCAACACAGCTTCTACTAAAATTCGTAACTGCTCAGCTTCCAATGGTGCTAGACTCATCTACGATGGCTGTTTCTTAAG GTACGAGAGTCAAAGATTCTACGATCAAACAAATCAACCTGGGGGTGGTATATTATGTGGGAACAAGACTGCAAAGGAAGGTGCCTCTTTTGGAACGATTGGACTAAAAGTGCTAATGGATCTCCAATTAGCAACACCAAAAATTAAAGGCTTTTTTGCAGCTACTAAGACAGTGGTGAATCCTGGTAGCAATAGTTCAATTTATGCCATTGCACAGTGTGTTGAAACTGCCACAGAAAGTACTtgtcttgaatgcatgaccgttGGATACAACAGCTTGCAAACTTGTCTTCCTAATACAGATGGTAGAGCATATGATGCAGGGTGTTTTATGAGATACTCGGAGACCCCCTTTTTTGCTGATAATCAGGCTATTGATATCACAACCTATTTAAATCAAG GTGGTTCAAGCAACAAATGGGCCATTATAGGTGGTGTTGTCGGAGGTGTAGGTGTTATTGCGATCATTCTTGCAATATTAGCTTGGCGACAATATAGAAAACCCAAGAGAGCTCCTAGAG GAAACATATTGGGAGCAACTGAGTTGAAAGGTCCAGTTAACTACAAGTATAGTGATTTGAAAGCTGCAACAAAAAACTTCAGTGAAGAAAATAAACTGGGAGAAGGAGGCTTTGGTGATGTATACAAG GGTACTCTAAAAAATGGAAATGTGGTAGCAGTCAAGAAACTGGTTTTGGGAAAATCCAGCAAGATAGACAATGATTTTGAAAGTGAAGTAAAGCTCATAAGCaatgttcatcataggaatcttGTTAGACTTCTTGGTTGTTGTAGTAAAAAACAAGAGAGAATCCTTGTTTATGAATACATGGCAAACAGCAGCCTAGACAAATTCTTATTTG GTGAAAAACAAGGTTCCCTCAATTGGAAACAAAGGTGTGATATAATTTTAGGCACGGCAAGGGGACTGGCCTACCTACATGAGGAATTCCACATTTCCATTATACATAGAGATATAAAGACTAGCAATATCCTCCTTGATGATAATCTTCACCCCAAAATTGCTGATTTTGGATTGGCGCGGCTTTTGCCCGGGGATCGATCTCATCTAAGCACAGGAGTTGCAGGAACTTT GGGATACACGGCACCTGAGTATGCAATTCATGGCCAATTATCAGAAAAGGCTGATACCTATAGTTATGGTATTGTAGTCCTAGAAATCATAAGCGGTCAAAAGAGTACAGAAATAAaggaagatgatgatggtgattaCCTTCTTCAAAAG TCATGGAAACTGCATGAGAGAGGCAGGCACTTGGAGCTCGTGGACAAGACCTTAGACCCTAATGATTATGATGgagaagaagtgaagaaaatgatAGAGATTGCTTTACTATGCACTCAAGCATCAGCAGGAATGAGACCAACAATGTCTGAAGTAGTAGTCCTCCTCCAAACCAAGAGTTTAGTGGAGCACCTACAACCAACTATGCCTGTGTTTGTAGATACGAATCTTAGGTCTCGTGAAGGAAACTCTACCTCAACTGGTTCTTCTACATCTAATGCTACTGCCTCCTTTTCTATTTTATCAGCTCGTTGA